The following proteins are co-located in the Nitrospira sp. genome:
- the ccmD gene encoding heme exporter protein CcmD: MQWQSLSEFLAMGGYGMYVWPSFGMTAVCLIGEILALRRRQAAARAALAPSSASMDIAS; encoded by the coding sequence ATGCAGTGGCAGAGCCTCAGCGAGTTTCTGGCGATGGGCGGGTATGGAATGTATGTGTGGCCGTCGTTCGGGATGACGGCGGTCTGCCTCATAGGGGAAATCCTTGCCCTTCGTCGGCGACAGGCGGCGGCCCGCGCCGCACTGGCTCCATCATCCGCATCGATGGACATCGCATCATGA
- the ccmC gene encoding heme ABC transporter permease CcmC, whose amino-acid sequence MKRDRINWFQWSSPQALYPFAGNLIPWLAVLSAACILAGLYMGLLVAPTDFQQGDSYRIIFVHVPAAWMSMFLYVVMAGWAAVGLGLKARPSFMMAQAIAPTGALFTFLALFTGAFWGKPTWGAWWVWDARLTSELILLFQYAGVMLLHASIDDLRRADRASAVLALVGVVNVPIIYFSVRWWNTLHQGASISMTAAPKMAATMLAAMGIMAVGMWLYSAAVTLMRVRCIILERERHASWVQTERGA is encoded by the coding sequence ATGAAGAGGGATCGTATCAACTGGTTTCAGTGGTCTTCGCCACAGGCGCTGTACCCGTTTGCCGGGAACCTGATTCCCTGGCTCGCGGTCTTGTCAGCCGCGTGTATCCTGGCAGGCCTGTATATGGGATTGCTGGTGGCGCCGACCGACTTCCAGCAAGGCGATTCATACCGCATTATTTTTGTGCATGTGCCGGCAGCCTGGATGTCCATGTTTCTCTATGTCGTAATGGCGGGGTGGGCGGCCGTGGGGCTGGGATTGAAGGCGCGCCCGTCGTTTATGATGGCCCAGGCGATTGCTCCGACCGGGGCGCTGTTCACGTTCCTGGCTCTGTTCACCGGGGCCTTCTGGGGGAAACCGACGTGGGGGGCCTGGTGGGTGTGGGATGCACGGCTGACCTCCGAACTGATCCTGCTCTTCCAATATGCCGGGGTGATGCTGCTCCACGCCTCGATCGACGATCTCCGGCGCGCCGACCGCGCGAGCGCCGTGCTGGCCCTGGTGGGTGTCGTGAATGTGCCGATCATTTATTTCTCCGTGCGCTGGTGGAATACGCTCCATCAAGGCGCGTCGATCAGCATGACCGCGGCGCCCAAGATGGCGGCGACGATGCTGGCAGCGATGGGGATCATGGCGGTGGGAATGTGGCTGTACAGCGCGGCGGTCACGCTGATGCGTGTCCGGTGCATCATTCTTGAACGTGAGCGGCACGCCTCCTGGGTGCAGACGGAGAGGGGAGCCTGA
- the ccmE gene encoding cytochrome c maturation protein CcmE — protein sequence MTPRHTRFSMIGLGLVALGIAAALVLNAFNSNLVFFFTPTQVANGEAPKGRSFRIGGLVEAGTLAREGDGLTVHFIVTDTVKRIPVTYKGILPDLFKEGKGAVAQGQLGADGTFVATEVLAKHDENYMPPEAAEAIAKAKKSGAQSSTTLTAPPERTGP from the coding sequence ATGACACCGAGACACACACGTTTTTCCATGATCGGTCTTGGCCTGGTGGCGTTGGGCATCGCCGCGGCCTTGGTGCTGAACGCCTTCAATTCCAATCTCGTGTTCTTTTTCACGCCGACGCAGGTGGCGAACGGAGAAGCTCCGAAGGGGCGGAGTTTCCGCATCGGCGGCTTGGTCGAAGCGGGGACGCTGGCTCGCGAGGGCGATGGCCTCACGGTGCATTTCATTGTGACAGACACGGTGAAACGCATTCCTGTCACCTATAAGGGCATTCTTCCGGATTTGTTCAAGGAAGGAAAGGGCGCGGTGGCGCAGGGGCAGTTAGGGGCTGACGGTACCTTTGTCGCCACCGAAGTGTTGGCCAAGCACGATGAGAATTACATGCCGCCCGAAGCAGCTGAGGCCATTGCGAAAGCGAAGAAGTCCGGCGCGCAGAGCAGCACCACGCTGACGGCGCCGCCGGAGAGGACTGGCCCATGA